CAAAGTCCTGTTCTATCAATGGGTCCATGAGCTGCTTCATCAGATGCAGGGGCAGGAGCTGCACCCGCTTAGAACAGATGTGCTCGACCAGGCTGTACGCTATATGCATGATTCTTACAGCAGGCCGTTCACCCTGGATACACTTGCCGACACTTTGGGCACCAGCCCGAGGACATTATCGAGGTTATTCCGCATGCGGCTTCAGAGCAGCCCCGCCCAATATCTGGTTCAGATCCGCATGGACAAGGCGCGTGAGCTGTTGCTGGGCACAGAGGCCACACTGCATGATATTGCTGTTGCTGTGGGCTACCCGGATGCGTATTCTTTTGGAAAAATGTTCAAGAAGCACTTCGGAAACGCTCCGGTGAGGTACAAAAATTCTGTACAGGCCGCTTTACCGTGGCGGGATATGCCATCTGCGCTGTCTGCATATGACATTGCCCGTGAAGGCACTCTCCGATATATTGATGATGATAATCATTATCAATATGATCTAAAAGGAGCGTCATCCATGTTCAGAACGGCCAAGCCATCCCTAATGTTTACCTTGTTGTTATGCTTCACCATAGTGTTAAGTGCCTGTTCCTCAGGAAATGCCGGTTCCAATGCAGCGGGCAGTGCCAGCCCATCGCCAACCTCTTCGCCTGCTACGACGGCATCCTCTACAACGTCCCCGGACAACACGGCAGCCGAGGCACAGACCCGGACGATCTCTACGGTAAAAGGAGATGTCGTGGTGCCTGCCGATCCTCAGCGTGTCGTGGTGCTGTATCTGCTGGGCGATGTGCTGGCTCTAGGCATCAAGCCCGTAGGTGTCTCTAGTGTAAATGAAGGTGCTGCCTTCGAGAATGAATTGAAAGATGTACAGAAGTTGGGAAGTTGGTTCGAGGCCAACCCGGAAGCTGTCTTATCGCTTGATCCCGATCTGATTATCGTTCCTTCTGAGGAAACCTACGCAGCACTGCATGACATCGCACCGACAGTGCTGGTCCCTTATGAGAAGATGACGACCGATGAGCGGGTAGGTTTCATTGGACATATTTTCGGCAAGGAAGAACAGGCTACCACCCTCTTGAACGACTTCCATGCCAAAGTGAAGGACAGTAAGCAGAAGCTGCAGGACGCAGGAATTCTGGGTTCGACGATCTCCATCATGGAGGGCGGTTCAGACCGCAGTATGGTAGTGGTGATGAGCAAACAGTACGGCCGGGGTTCGCAGGTCATTTATGAATATCTCGGAATGAAGGCGCCTGAGCTCCTTCAGCAAAAAATTGATTCCAAGACCAATATGGGCGGTGATACCGTATCCTTTGAAGTATTGGCTGATTACAGCGGGGATTATATCTTCCGCTCCTCCTATGAAGGGATGGCTGATCTGACTAAAGACCCGCTCTGGAACGGCATCCCTGCAGTCAAAGAAGGCCGGTTGATGAATATCGACTTCGGGTTATCCTATTACAGCGATATTTACTCCCTGAACGCGCAGCTTGATTTCATTGTTGAGCATTTGCTTGCAGCACCACGGGTGAAGTAATATCGTTAATCCTACTCCAAATAAAAAGCTGTCCCAATCAGCCATTCATGGCTTGCGGGACAGCTTTTTACATTTATGAACTGAGTCTGTTCTGCTGATACTGCTCCAGCGACATCAGCACCTCACGCGGCTTGCTGCCCTCGTAAGGGCCGATAACGCCTCTGGCCTCCATAGAGTCGATCAAGCGTGCGGCACGCGTGTAACCGACGCGCATACGCCGCTGAAGCAGCGATACAGAGGCCTGCTTGGCTTCCAGAACAATCTGGACGGCCTGTTCATACAATTCATCCTGCGGCTCCTGATCCTCGCTCAAGGTGTCGTCCACCTCAGGCACAAGCGACTCATCATAATTCGCTTCCCCTTGGCTGCTGACATACTGCACAATCGTCTCGACTTCCTGATCGCTCATGAAAGCACCTTGGACACGGATCGGCTTGGAAGCCCCCATCGGCAGGAACAGCATGTCGCCGCGTCCAAGCAGCTTCTCGGCACCCGGCATATCCAGAATGGTCCGGGAATCCACATTCGAGGAGACTCCGAAGGCAATACGCGAAGGAATATTCGCCTTGATCAGACCGGTGATCACATCCACCGAAGGACGCTGTGTAGCGATAATCAGATGAATCCCTGCCGCACGCGCCATCTGGGCAAGCCGGCAGATCGCATCCTCCACATCATTGGCCGCAACCATCATCAGATCCGCAAGCTCGTCCACGATGACCACAATATAGGGCAGCACCGCTGCCGGATTATCCTTCATCAAGTTGTTATAGCCTTCCATATTGCGTGTGCCTGATTTGGAGAACAGCTCGTACCGCTTCTCCATCTCCACCACGATCTTCTTCAAGGCCAGACTGGCCCGCTTGGGGTCCGTAACTACCGGAGCCAGCAGATGCGGAATGCCGTTATATACATTCAGCTCGACCATCTTGGGGTCAACCATGAGGAATTTCACTTCATTCGGCTTAGCCTTGTATAGAATACTGGTAATAATACCATTGATACAGACCGATTTACCGGAGCCGGTAGCTCCCGCTACCAGAAGATGGGGCATCTTGGCGAGATTGCCGATAATCGTCTGGCCGGAGATATCCCGCCCGAAGGCAATGGTCAGCCGCGAATCCGCCTCCTGAAAAATCTGTGTCTCCATCACTTCACGCATGGTGACGACCGAGACCTCCGCGTTCGGCACTTCGATGCCGATGGCCGATTTGCCGGGAATCGGCGCTTCCATCCGGATATCCTTGGCGGCCAGCGCCAGCGCGATATCATCAGTAAGATTGACAATCCGGCTGACCTTCACGCCGATATCCGGCTGAATCTCATAACGGGTCACGGCCGGTCCGCGGACCACCTCCAGCACCTTCGCCCGTACACCGAAGCTCTCCAGTGTGGCCTCCAGCTTGCGTGCCGTCTGCATGTAATCATTCTGATCTCCCGCCTTCGCCCCGTTACTCGGCTTAGCCAGCAAGCGGAAGGACGGGAGCTTGTACGGCTTAGGAGGCGGAGGCGGCGGTATCATCGGAGCCGCCTCACCATTCTCTGCCGTTCCCAGCAGTCCGTCCAGCTCCACAGGCAATGCATCTTCAGCGGATTCCCCCGACGAAGCCGGATCTGCTCCCGCTCTCGTCAGCTCCGCAGTACCCGTACCGGTGACAGCACCGCCACGTGCCGCCGGTGAGAATTCGCTCCATTCCTCCCGGTCCTCGGCATTCAGCCCTTCAGAGCGGATATGCTCGAAGAAGTCACGGATGATCGGCGTAACAGGCTCAAGCTCTTCATCCGGGAAATCCTCCTCGCCATACTCCTCCAGAGGAACACCTCCCGCTGCTGTCAGTCCGGAGATTACCGGACCACTTCGCGGATCGGTAATGATAATATCCGGCAATGCATCCTCCGGATCATCCATGACTTCCGGCTGGCTCTGGCGGGCAGACCCGCCGAACCAGGCCGTTATTCTGCCCAGCAGCTTCGACTGTCCGCGTCTTGGCAGGTGCTGATCCGATCCGTCATCCTCTTCAAAGTAGTCATCATCATCCGCAGGCTCAGGCAGCGTGACCCTGCTGGCTCTGGCCGGTCTGCTGTTCACCACAGGAACAGCAGCGGGACGGTTCGCCGCCCGGAGCTTAATTCCTTCAATCAGCTTAATGGTTCTCACCCGGAGCAATGTGAACAGCTCGACATAGGACAGATTGGTAATCAGCATGAAGCTGATGGCCAGCAATACAATCATCAGCAGCTTGGCGCCCAGATTGCCGAACAGCCACAGGAGCGCAGCGTATTCAAGCGCGCCGATGTACCCTCCGCTTATGTCCTTGCCCAGCATGTATACACTGCTGTCGCCGGCGCCCGGTGAGAGGGCGCCGGATAGATCATTATGTATTTGAGACAGTACATTGCCCGGATGCAGCATCCCGAGCGGTCCCAGCTTCTGCTGCATCGCCGAAATGGTACTCATCAGGCACATAGACAACAGCAGGAGCAGGCCTCCGGTATAGCGGCTGTTCCAGTTGGATGGCCATTTCCTGTGAATCATTACCATCAGTCCGTAAAAAGTGCCGGCCAGCGGCAGCACAAAATAGAATCTGCCGAGTAAATACCCCGCCATGCTTGAGAGCGAGCGGCCGACAGCCGCCTCCCCCGATAACGCAATGACGGATATCGTAATCAGCAGAATTCCATAGATTTCATATTTTAAAACACTGCCCAGCAGCGCTTTCTTCTTCTTTCTTCTCCGTTTAGCCACGCCAGCCACCCCCGAGTCAACATTATACCATATAATGGCGTGGCGTACCTATGTTCTCTTTTGTCAGAATATGCATCTTTAGGCTGTATGTTCGCACTTAGCTGTCCAGTTGAAGGATTGCACCCGGGGAGAAGGCAGCATCCAGGTATTTATCCAGCGGACATTGCAGCAGCCTTACCACCTTCGCCTGCCCTCCGTCCAGCAGCTCGACCTGCATAAGCATACCTTGAATAGTCATCTCCTGCACAGGCCGGGCATAATTCAACGCCCCCTCGAATATTTGCTCCATCGGCAGAATGGTATAAAAGGTCACTGGGGCAGCCCCCCTTGCGGGAGTGTCTCATTTGTCAGAGTGGGTGCAGCAGCAATCATCCGGTTCAAATGGGCGAGTGCAGCGCCGATCCCGCCCACTTCATCCATCAGACCAAACCTGACGGCGTCCTGCCCGCCCACTGCGGTACCGATGTCGCGGTTCAGCTCTCCGGTTTTGAACATCAGATCCTTGAACTGCACTTCCGTGATGCGGGAATGAGAGGTCACGAATTTCACCATCCGCTCCTGCATACGCTCCATGTACTCGAAGGTCTGCGGCACGCCGATCACCAGACCGTTCATCCGGATCGGATGGATCGTCATGGTGGCACTTTCAGCAATAATGGAATACGTGGAGGATACCGCTATAGGTACACCGATGCTGTGACCGCCGCCGATGACAACTGTTACCGTAGGCTTCGACAAGGAAGCGATCATCTCGGCAATGGCCAGTCCAGCCTCTACGTCCCCGCCAACCGTATTGAGAATGATCAGCAGCCCTTTAATGGTCTTACTCTGTTCAGCTGCAACGAGCTGGGGAATAATATGCTCGTATTTTGTAGTCTTGTTATGCGGCGGCAAGACGAAATGCCCTTCAATTTGTCCAATAATCGTCATGCAAAAAATATCCGGCTCCCCTGTCGGCACCGCCGTCTGCCCCAGCTCCTTCAGCACCCCCACAGGTCCCGGCATCCCTGGAGGAACCGGCTCATTCACCGCTGGTTTAACCTCGCCTGGCAGGATCTCTTCGTTACGCCCTCCGTCCGCCTTACTTGCCTCTGTGATTTCCATCGTACACAGCGCTCCCCTTCTGCCTGCAACACCTGTGTGCTTCAGGATTCTAATTTCTGTTAGTATGACATTCCGGGGGACCCCCTTATGCACTATATAAATTGCACTTGTATTTTTCTGCTGCTAATTCAAGAGGGCGGCCCCTCTCTTTAACGAGCCGCCCTCTGTATTTCATATTTTAGTATTTGTCCACCACCGCACCCAGCGCTGCTCCGCGCACGTAGGTCTGACCTTTCAGGCTCTTTAACCCGTCCGCCGTCCCGGTCACAACCACACCCAGTATCCGTACATCCCCGGCCTCCGGTGCAGGCTTGTCTTTTTTCAAATAATTGAAGATACGCAGATACTCACTGTGGTGATTGTCTTTCTTGTCTACCCCGATCTGTACTGCGCCGATGAAATCCTCGGGTTTCGCCTGAGCCCAGTCCGGCTGGACGCCGAACCCGTAGACTCCGTAGTTCGCGTTCATCGGGGTTGGATAGTTCATTTTAGCGGGATCATTCTCATTTGGATAGGGCTTGAAGTTGAACCCTTCGCGTTCATCATACGTATCGACCCAGTACCAGACTGGCTTGGCGCCTGCGGGCAGCAGACCTTTCACCTCTTCGAAGGAATAATCCTTGTCAAAAGATATCGCGAACTCCACCCGCTTGTCTTCGTTCATCTTGTCCAGCTCAGGAAGATCATTTAGAATTCTTCCGCCGTAATCGACGCCCGGGATATAGAAGGCCATCTCCCTCTGCCCGTTATAGGAATTATAACCCCGGTAATACTCATATCCTTCCTGCTTCATGCTCGGATCTTCTACGGTCAGGCTGTTAGAACCGCCATAGGCGCCGGTTGTGAAAGGAAACCACCAGGCGTTGTAATTGAGCCATCTATTCTTCCAGGGGATCGGTACGGCATCGACGATTTTATAGGTTTGAAGTTCCATTACTCCTGATAAAAAACCTCTATTGTCCCTAAAGCCAGAATTAAATTCATTAGGGCTGCTAATCCTCATATACCGCTGTTCGCTATAAAGTGCGTTGGAAGACAGATGTCCTACCAACTGCGCCGCACCAAAAAATACGATGATCAGCATAAGCACACTAACTGTGACTGAAATCAGGATGCTGCGGATCATGCTCTTCCGTTTGGTTTTTTTCAGGGTTTGCATAATATTCTGGTCTTCTGCTTCATCCCATGGGGCAGTCATTCGCCCTCACCTCCATATAATTGTTGAAATTGCTGTCTGGCCCGGTAGAGCGTAGCTTTCACTGTCCCTTCGGAAATGCCGAGCAGGGCGGAGATTTCCTTATAGGACAGCTCCATTTCATATTTCAGCAGAATCAGTTGCTTATTGACCGGATTCAAGCAGTCCAGCACTCCTTCTATCTCCTCTTTCCGTTCTCTGCGCAGCAGCACCGCTTCCGGTAACTCCTGCTCCTGGGCCGGATGTTCTTCCACTTCCTCACCGCTATAGGAATATCTCTTCTGTCTGCGGCAATGGTCAAAATAACGGTTAATCGCAACCTTGTACAACCAGGCGCTGAATTTGCGCTCATCGATCGCCTCCAGATACAGCAGCGCCTTGTACACGGTGTCCTGCACAATATCTTCTGCATCTGAAGCCCCGGCGCCGAGGCGGATCAAGTAGCGGCGAATCTCCGCCATTTTGGGTTGGAGCACCTTCTCCAGGTCTCTTGGCTCCATGCTGCACCTCCTTGCCTGTATAACGGTCAGGTTGCCCAAATGTTATTTTGTGCAAAGAAAAAAACATAAAAAAGCCTCTTCCCCCAGGAAACCGTCCAATATTTCCGGGAAAAGAGGCTATTGCCAAAGCTATATTGTTAAGAAATGCTTCTCTTATACTTCCATAATAATCGGCAGGATCATCGGTCTGCGGCGGGTCTGCTCATAGAGGAAACGGCCGAGCGAGTCTTTGACACTGGTCTTCAGGGAAGCCCATTCATTGACCTTCTCACTCATCAGACGCTGCAGCGTGCCCGAGACAATCCGGTTCGCTTCGTCCAGGAGACCTTCCGATTCCCGTACATACACGAATCCGCGTGAGATGATATCCGGACCAGAGACAATCGCTCCGTTCTGCTTGCTGAGGGTAACCACAACCACCAGAATACCGTCCTGCGACAACAGCTTGCGGTCACGCAGTACAATGTTGCCGACATCGCCGACACCAAGTCCGTCAATCAGCACGTTGCCTGCAGTAACCTTACCTGCTCTGCGTGCAGCTCCTCCAGAAATCTCAATCACTTCACCAAGCTCAGTAATGAAGATATTGCTCGGCTCTACGCCAACGGATTCAGCCAGAAGCGCATGCTTACGCTGCATCCGGTATTCACCGTGGATTGGCATGAAGTATTTCGGCTTCATCAGGTTGAGCATCAGCTTCAGCTCTTCCTGGCTGCCGTGGCCGGATACGTGAACGCCGGAGTTGGAGCCGCTGTAAATAACATTGGCACCAAGGCGGAACAGTTCATCAATGGTACGGCCAACATATTTCTCATTACCCGGTACCGGTGTAGCCGCAATAATAACGGTGTCGCCCGGCATGATATCTACCTTGCGGTGACTGGAACGCGCCATGCGTGTCAGCGCTGACATAGGCTCGCCTTGGCTGCCTGTGCACAATACCACCACACGGTTGCCTGCCATTCTGTTCATCTCTTCAGGCTCAATGAGCATGCCGTCAGGGATATGCAGATAGCCAAGCTCGGAAGCGATGGACACTACGTTAACCATGCTTCGTCCAATCACGGTAATCTTGCGTCCGGTTGCTTCAGAAGCGTTCACGACCTGCTGAATACGATGCACGTTCGAAGCGAAGGTCGCTACTACTACACGCTGTTCAGCTTTGCGGAAAATATCCTCCAGCACGATGCCGACGTTCTTCTCCGAAGGTGTGAAGCCCGGCTTCTCGGCATTCGTGCTGTCTGACAGCAAGGCCAGAACACCCTTCGATCCGATCTCAGCCATACGATGCAGATTGGCAAATTGACCGTTGACTGGCGTGTGGTCAAATTTGAAGTCACCTGTGTGAACAACATTGCCTTCTGGTGTCTCAACGCATACCCCGACAGAATCCGGAATACTGTGATTCGTTCTGAAGAAGGTTGCCTTGAGGGATGTACCCAGTTCAACTTCGGAATCCTCATTAATCAGAATCCGCTTAGTTTCACCAAGCAGGTTCGCTTCCTTGAGCTTGTTCTCCACAAGACCCAGGGTAAGTCTTGTTCCGTATACGGGAACATTCAGGTTCTTAAGCACATAAGATAATCCGCCAATGTGATCCTCATGGCCGTGGGTAAGAACAATTCCTCTTACCTTGTCACGGTTCTCAATGAGGTAGGAGATATCCGGTATTACAATATCAATACCCAGCATATCTTCCTCCGGGAATTTCAGGCCGGCGTCAATGACTACAATGTCGTTGCCGTACTGAACTACGTACATGTTCTTCCCAATTTCGCCGACTCCGCCAAGCGCGAATATCGTCAGTTTGTCGTTGTTGTTGTTTTTTTTGGACAAATGAATCTAACCCTCCTATGATGTTGGACGTCATACTTTTTATTTGTTAACAATGAGCTTCAATATTTCAGCGGCGCTGTAATATACATCAAAATGCTGTTAACTCCTTACTTCGACAAGGAATTCCCGGTAAGCCTGTATAATTGCGCAAGTCTAAACTCCCGAATCCGGGCAGTAATATCCTCTTGAAGCGGGCAAACGCCCTCAAAATTCCACCACCGCGCCCCTTGCGCGTAAATCCGGCGTATTCAGCACAGACTTATTCAAGGACCTATCCTGTCTCACAATGTAAAATCACATTGATGGAAGATTACGCATATTTTTTTAACCGCACCGAGTCAATTAAGTTCATTATACATGATTTTTTTGGCAAAAGACAAGTCACCCTGTGCCTGGTCCTATTCTTTCCTTAACAATCAGCCATTATTTGAGGAAAAGACAAGCAAAAAAGCGCTGCAAAGACTGACTTTTTTAACATAGAGTTAATCCGGGAGAAATAAATACCATAAGCGCTCTGCAGTGGCAAAAAGTCCGTTATGTAAAAAAAACGGCCGCTCTATAAGAGTGACCGTCGCTGTATGATCTATCTATCTTCGCCTCATTCACATATCCATGGCTGGACTATCTTAGCAAAGCCGCAATGAAGGCCGCCTCTTCTTCCGTCGGTGAGACCATCGGCAGGCGGACCGAGCCGACATCAATCCCGCGCAGCCCCAGCGCGTACTTCACGGCTGAGGGATTGGGCAGCGGCTGCGGACACTCGAACAGCCCCTTGAAGACCGGAAACAGCTGCCGGTGAAGCTCACCTGCACGGCGGACATCGCCGGAGTTGAAGGCCTCGATCATCTCCGACATCTGCGCCCCTACGACATGGCTGGCCACACTGATAATGCCATGGCCCCCAACAGCAAGCGTCGCGAGACCCGCAGAATCATCTCCGGAGTAGACATGGAAGTCTTCAGGACAAGCTGAGGCAATCCATGTAATCTGATCTACCGAAGCACATTCCTTCGTAGCCACAATATTAGGAATCTCCGCCAGACGCAGGGTGGTTGCTACACTCATGCTCACTGTCGTACGGCCTGGCACATTGTACAAAATGCAGGGCAGCGAAGTCGCGGAAGCAATCGCAGAGAAATGCTGGTAAAGCCCTTCCTGATTCGGTTTATTGTAATACGGGACGACCAGAAGCACACCGTCCACGCCGATTTTTTCAGCTTCCTTGGTGAGCCGGGTAGAGTGTCTGGTGCTGTTGCTGCCGGTACCGGCAATGATTTTGCAGCGTCCGTCTGCCTGCTGCTTCACGAAGGAGAACAGCTTCAACTTCTCCTCATCCGTTAAGGTCGGCGATTCACCGGTTGTTCCGCAGACTACGAGCGCAGCGGACTTTTGTTCCTCGATCAGATAATCGACCAGCCTTGAAGTTGCTTCCCAGTTGATTTCTCCCTCCCCGTCAAACGGGGTTACCATTGCGGTGATCAGTCTTCCGAAATCCACTTTGAATTCCTCCTTGTCAGCGGTGCAATTCAAACTTGGTATGCAGGGCGCGAACCGACTGCACCATATCTTCTTTTTTCACGAGAACCCAGATCGTTGTGTTGGAATCGGCAGACTGCAGAATTTGGATGTTCTGCGAGCTGAGCGCTTCGACGATATGCGCCATAATCCCCGGAACGCCGTTGATGCCTCCACCGATGACCGAGACCTTCGCACAGCCGGACAAGCTCTTGGGACGCAGACCCAGTTCCTGCAGCGCAGCAATTGCCTGCTCCGATTTGTCATCGAACACCGTATATACGGCCTCGGTCGGCGTTACATTGATGAAGTCCACGCTGATTCCGTTATCGGCCATGCTCTTGAAGATCTGCAGCTGCACGCCAGTTCCATTGCCCTCCGGACATTCCACCGAGATCTGCGTAATATTGCTGACATAGGCAATACCTGTGACGAACCGGTCAACGACTCCGTGCGATACATCACTGAAGCCTTCCGGATGGGTCACAAGCGTCCCCTCTGCTTCAGAGAAGGTCGAGCGCACACGTACCGGAATCTGGGCCTGCATGGCAATCTCCACTGCCCGTGGATGAATGACCTTGGCTCCCTGATACGCCATGTTGCAAATCTCGGTGTAGCTGACATAAGTAAGCTGCCTTGCATCTTCGACGATCCGCGGATCGGCGGTGAGAATGCCGTCCACATCCGTATAGATGTCTACCATATCCGCACGCAGTGCGGCTCCCAGTGCTGTCGCCGAGGTGTCGCTTCCTCCGCGGCCCAGTGTGGTGAAATCACCAGCCTCCGTCTGACCCTGGAAACCGGTTACTATAACTACTTTATGCTCGCGCAGCTCCCGTAGAATGCGTTCCGTCCGCACATCCAGAATTCTGGCATTGCCATAGCTGTTGTCTGTCAGGAATCCGGCTTGCGCCCCTGTCAGCACAGTGGAACGAATACCCTCCTGCTCCAGCAGACCGCACAGATTGGCCGCCGAGATGATCTCCCCGCAGCTCATCAGCAGATCCCGTTCCCGGTCCGGGAGCGAATTCCCGCTCTGAACCGCCAGATCAAGCAGTGTATCGGTAGCGTAGGGTTCTCCTTTGCGGCCCATAGCCGAGACTACAACCACCAGACTGAACCCGCTGGCCAGCTCCCGTTTGACATGACGAATTACGTGTTCTCTGGCCACAGGTGTGGATAGGGAAGTTCCGCCGAATTTTTGCACCAAAATACCCATGTATAATTCCTCCATTACTTCTCTCAGCAGACTTACTGAACCTTACGTGA
This genomic interval from Paenibacillus sp. FSL H8-0332 contains the following:
- a CDS encoding anti-sigma factor, coding for MTAPWDEAEDQNIMQTLKKTKRKSMIRSILISVTVSVLMLIIVFFGAAQLVGHLSSNALYSEQRYMRISSPNEFNSGFRDNRGFLSGVMELQTYKIVDAVPIPWKNRWLNYNAWWFPFTTGAYGGSNSLTVEDPSMKQEGYEYYRGYNSYNGQREMAFYIPGVDYGGRILNDLPELDKMNEDKRVEFAISFDKDYSFEEVKGLLPAGAKPVWYWVDTYDEREGFNFKPYPNENDPAKMNYPTPMNANYGVYGFGVQPDWAQAKPEDFIGAVQIGVDKKDNHHSEYLRIFNYLKKDKPAPEAGDVRILGVVVTGTADGLKSLKGQTYVRGAALGAVVDKY
- the dapG gene encoding aspartate kinase; protein product: MGILVQKFGGTSLSTPVAREHVIRHVKRELASGFSLVVVVSAMGRKGEPYATDTLLDLAVQSGNSLPDRERDLLMSCGEIISAANLCGLLEQEGIRSTVLTGAQAGFLTDNSYGNARILDVRTERILRELREHKVVIVTGFQGQTEAGDFTTLGRGGSDTSATALGAALRADMVDIYTDVDGILTADPRIVEDARQLTYVSYTEICNMAYQGAKVIHPRAVEIAMQAQIPVRVRSTFSEAEGTLVTHPEGFSDVSHGVVDRFVTGIAYVSNITQISVECPEGNGTGVQLQIFKSMADNGISVDFINVTPTEAVYTVFDDKSEQAIAALQELGLRPKSLSGCAKVSVIGGGINGVPGIMAHIVEALSSQNIQILQSADSNTTIWVLVKKEDMVQSVRALHTKFELHR
- a CDS encoding YlzJ-like family protein; translation: MTFYTILPMEQIFEGALNYARPVQEMTIQGMLMQVELLDGGQAKVVRLLQCPLDKYLDAAFSPGAILQLDS
- the dapA gene encoding 4-hydroxy-tetrahydrodipicolinate synthase is translated as MDFGRLITAMVTPFDGEGEINWEATSRLVDYLIEEQKSAALVVCGTTGESPTLTDEEKLKLFSFVKQQADGRCKIIAGTGSNSTRHSTRLTKEAEKIGVDGVLLVVPYYNKPNQEGLYQHFSAIASATSLPCILYNVPGRTTVSMSVATTLRLAEIPNIVATKECASVDQITWIASACPEDFHVYSGDDSAGLATLAVGGHGIISVASHVVGAQMSEMIEAFNSGDVRRAGELHRQLFPVFKGLFECPQPLPNPSAVKYALGLRGIDVGSVRLPMVSPTEEEAAFIAALLR
- a CDS encoding ATP-dependent Clp protease proteolytic subunit; its protein translation is MEITEASKADGGRNEEILPGEVKPAVNEPVPPGMPGPVGVLKELGQTAVPTGEPDIFCMTIIGQIEGHFVLPPHNKTTKYEHIIPQLVAAEQSKTIKGLLIILNTVGGDVEAGLAIAEMIASLSKPTVTVVIGGGHSIGVPIAVSSTYSIIAESATMTIHPIRMNGLVIGVPQTFEYMERMQERMVKFVTSHSRITEVQFKDLMFKTGELNRDIGTAVGGQDAVRFGLMDEVGGIGAALAHLNRMIAAAPTLTNETLPQGGLPQ
- a CDS encoding AraC family transcriptional regulator → MDFKDHIVLWNHATVEVIDIRKASFTSGQPPLKYRLPASTYLYIVRGNASMLIDDRSYEISGSSVFHGGKGTTIQLLKTQEILDYYLIMYRSTLTLPARRNLTALLDRSKPFTGTYQFTPAHPLPLYELLDQMYGDWQTRRALEHLHVKVLFYQWVHELLHQMQGQELHPLRTDVLDQAVRYMHDSYSRPFTLDTLADTLGTSPRTLSRLFRMRLQSSPAQYLVQIRMDKARELLLGTEATLHDIAVAVGYPDAYSFGKMFKKHFGNAPVRYKNSVQAALPWRDMPSALSAYDIAREGTLRYIDDDNHYQYDLKGASSMFRTAKPSLMFTLLLCFTIVLSACSSGNAGSNAAGSASPSPTSSPATTASSTTSPDNTAAEAQTRTISTVKGDVVVPADPQRVVVLYLLGDVLALGIKPVGVSSVNEGAAFENELKDVQKLGSWFEANPEAVLSLDPDLIIVPSEETYAALHDIAPTVLVPYEKMTTDERVGFIGHIFGKEEQATTLLNDFHAKVKDSKQKLQDAGILGSTISIMEGGSDRSMVVVMSKQYGRGSQVIYEYLGMKAPELLQQKIDSKTNMGGDTVSFEVLADYSGDYIFRSSYEGMADLTKDPLWNGIPAVKEGRLMNIDFGLSYYSDIYSLNAQLDFIVEHLLAAPRVK
- a CDS encoding RNA polymerase sigma factor, whose amino-acid sequence is MEPRDLEKVLQPKMAEIRRYLIRLGAGASDAEDIVQDTVYKALLYLEAIDERKFSAWLYKVAINRYFDHCRRQKRYSYSGEEVEEHPAQEQELPEAVLLRRERKEEIEGVLDCLNPVNKQLILLKYEMELSYKEISALLGISEGTVKATLYRARQQFQQLYGGEGE
- a CDS encoding ribonuclease J, with translation MSKKNNNNDKLTIFALGGVGEIGKNMYVVQYGNDIVVIDAGLKFPEEDMLGIDIVIPDISYLIENRDKVRGIVLTHGHEDHIGGLSYVLKNLNVPVYGTRLTLGLVENKLKEANLLGETKRILINEDSEVELGTSLKATFFRTNHSIPDSVGVCVETPEGNVVHTGDFKFDHTPVNGQFANLHRMAEIGSKGVLALLSDSTNAEKPGFTPSEKNVGIVLEDIFRKAEQRVVVATFASNVHRIQQVVNASEATGRKITVIGRSMVNVVSIASELGYLHIPDGMLIEPEEMNRMAGNRVVVLCTGSQGEPMSALTRMARSSHRKVDIMPGDTVIIAATPVPGNEKYVGRTIDELFRLGANVIYSGSNSGVHVSGHGSQEELKLMLNLMKPKYFMPIHGEYRMQRKHALLAESVGVEPSNIFITELGEVIEISGGAARRAGKVTAGNVLIDGLGVGDVGNIVLRDRKLLSQDGILVVVVTLSKQNGAIVSGPDIISRGFVYVRESEGLLDEANRIVSGTLQRLMSEKVNEWASLKTSVKDSLGRFLYEQTRRRPMILPIIMEV
- a CDS encoding DNA translocase FtsK → MAKRRRKKKKALLGSVLKYEIYGILLITISVIALSGEAAVGRSLSSMAGYLLGRFYFVLPLAGTFYGLMVMIHRKWPSNWNSRYTGGLLLLLSMCLMSTISAMQQKLGPLGMLHPGNVLSQIHNDLSGALSPGAGDSSVYMLGKDISGGYIGALEYAALLWLFGNLGAKLLMIVLLAISFMLITNLSYVELFTLLRVRTIKLIEGIKLRAANRPAAVPVVNSRPARASRVTLPEPADDDDYFEEDDGSDQHLPRRGQSKLLGRITAWFGGSARQSQPEVMDDPEDALPDIIITDPRSGPVISGLTAAGGVPLEEYGEEDFPDEELEPVTPIIRDFFEHIRSEGLNAEDREEWSEFSPAARGGAVTGTGTAELTRAGADPASSGESAEDALPVELDGLLGTAENGEAAPMIPPPPPPKPYKLPSFRLLAKPSNGAKAGDQNDYMQTARKLEATLESFGVRAKVLEVVRGPAVTRYEIQPDIGVKVSRIVNLTDDIALALAAKDIRMEAPIPGKSAIGIEVPNAEVSVVTMREVMETQIFQEADSRLTIAFGRDISGQTIIGNLAKMPHLLVAGATGSGKSVCINGIITSILYKAKPNEVKFLMVDPKMVELNVYNGIPHLLAPVVTDPKRASLALKKIVVEMEKRYELFSKSGTRNMEGYNNLMKDNPAAVLPYIVVIVDELADLMMVAANDVEDAICRLAQMARAAGIHLIIATQRPSVDVITGLIKANIPSRIAFGVSSNVDSRTILDMPGAEKLLGRGDMLFLPMGASKPIRVQGAFMSDQEVETIVQYVSSQGEANYDESLVPEVDDTLSEDQEPQDELYEQAVQIVLEAKQASVSLLQRRMRVGYTRAARLIDSMEARGVIGPYEGSKPREVLMSLEQYQQNRLSS